A region of Streptomyces sp. WMMC500 DNA encodes the following proteins:
- a CDS encoding oxidoreductase: MTTTSELPTFTLTGGLTLTRMGYGAMQLAGPGVFGPPRDRGQAVAVLREAVELGITHIDTGDFYGPAVVNELIREALHPYPDDLHIVTKVGARRDDRGGWIPSLDPADLKAQVHENLRHLGLDVLDVVNLRTGSHEGVTEDSIADQFGALAELREQGLVRHLGLSGVSDAQLTEAQDIAPVVTVQNLYNLANRADDALVDRCAREGIAFAAFFPLGGFSPLQSQTLSDVADRLGASSQQVALAWLLQRSPSTVLIPGTSSVAHLRENVAAVDLALPADAITALDAIGA; the protein is encoded by the coding sequence ATGACGACCACCTCCGAGCTCCCGACCTTCACCCTCACCGGCGGTCTGACGCTCACGCGCATGGGATACGGCGCGATGCAGTTGGCCGGTCCCGGCGTCTTCGGCCCGCCCAGGGATCGCGGCCAGGCGGTCGCCGTCCTGCGCGAGGCGGTCGAGCTGGGCATCACCCATATCGACACCGGTGACTTCTACGGCCCCGCCGTCGTCAACGAACTGATCCGCGAGGCCCTGCACCCCTACCCCGACGACCTGCACATCGTCACCAAGGTCGGCGCCCGCCGCGACGACCGGGGCGGCTGGATCCCCTCCCTGGACCCCGCCGACCTCAAGGCCCAGGTCCACGAGAACCTCCGGCACCTCGGCCTGGACGTCCTCGACGTGGTCAACCTGCGCACCGGCTCGCACGAGGGCGTCACCGAGGACTCGATCGCCGACCAGTTCGGCGCCCTGGCCGAGCTGCGCGAGCAGGGCCTCGTTCGCCACCTCGGGCTGAGCGGCGTCTCGGACGCCCAGCTCACCGAGGCGCAGGACATCGCGCCGGTGGTCACCGTGCAGAACCTCTACAACCTCGCCAACCGCGCCGACGACGCCCTGGTCGACCGTTGCGCGCGCGAGGGCATCGCCTTTGCCGCGTTCTTCCCCCTCGGCGGCTTCAGCCCTCTGCAGTCGCAGACCCTCTCCGACGTCGCCGACCGCCTGGGCGCATCGTCCCAGCAGGTCGCCCTGGCCTGGCTGCTGCAGCGCTCGCCGTCGACGGTGCTGATCCCCGGCACCTCTTCCGTCGCCCACCTGCGTGAGAACGTCGCCGCCGTCGACCTCGCCCTGCCCGCGGACGCGATCACGGCACTCGACGCCATCGGCGCCTGA
- a CDS encoding aldo/keto reductase → MDKRELGSQGLEVGSQGLGCMGMSAYYGATDEAQSLSTIDRALELGVTLLDTAESYGPFINEQLLGRALAGRRDTAAVATKTGMEITDDGRMVGLNSRPEYLRHALDRSLRHLGTDYVDLYYLHRIDPGVPIEESIGALSELIEQGKLRHIGVCEASVQTIRRAHAVHPLTAVQTEYSLFERGIEHDGVLDTLRELGIGLVAYSPLGRGFLSGAITSPDDFDEDDWRRTDPRFQGANFDRNLEVVREVRRVAAAKDVSPSQMALAWVQHQGAVAIPGTKRRRYLEENVAATEITLTADDVTAIEAVAPHGVVTGDRYAPEGMGFLNG, encoded by the coding sequence ATGGACAAGCGGGAACTGGGCAGTCAGGGGCTGGAGGTGGGCAGCCAGGGCCTCGGCTGCATGGGCATGAGCGCCTATTACGGCGCCACCGACGAGGCGCAGTCGCTGTCCACCATCGACCGCGCCCTCGAACTCGGCGTCACGCTGCTGGACACCGCGGAGAGCTACGGCCCGTTCATCAACGAACAACTGCTCGGCAGGGCCCTGGCCGGGCGCCGGGACACCGCCGCCGTCGCGACCAAGACGGGCATGGAGATCACCGACGACGGCCGGATGGTCGGCCTCAACAGCCGGCCCGAGTACCTGCGCCATGCCCTCGACCGGTCCCTGCGGCACCTCGGCACCGACTATGTCGACCTGTACTACCTGCACCGCATCGACCCGGGCGTGCCGATCGAGGAGTCCATCGGCGCGCTGTCCGAGCTGATCGAGCAGGGCAAGCTGCGCCACATCGGCGTGTGCGAGGCGTCCGTGCAGACGATCCGGCGCGCCCACGCGGTGCACCCGCTGACCGCTGTGCAGACCGAGTACTCCCTCTTCGAGCGCGGGATCGAGCACGACGGGGTGCTCGACACGCTGCGGGAACTGGGGATCGGCCTTGTTGCCTACTCTCCGCTGGGGCGCGGCTTCCTGTCCGGCGCGATCACCAGTCCAGACGACTTCGACGAGGACGACTGGCGCCGCACCGACCCCCGCTTCCAGGGCGCGAACTTCGACCGCAACCTCGAAGTCGTACGCGAGGTCCGCCGCGTCGCCGCAGCCAAGGACGTCAGCCCTTCCCAGATGGCGCTCGCCTGGGTCCAGCACCAGGGCGCGGTGGCCATCCCCGGCACCAAGCGCCGCCGCTACCTGGAGGAGAACGTCGCTGCTACCGAGATCACCCTGACCGCTGACGATGTCACCGCGATCGAGGCGGTCGCCCCGCACGGTGTGGTCACCGGCGACCGCTACGCCCCGGAGGGTATGGGTTTCCTCAACGGCTGA
- a CDS encoding nuclear transport factor 2 family protein gives MAAHDSLSPQEAADRLAIRELIDAYAHCADRRDARGQMALFTEDTRFLTFMDATAAEPTQETHGRDSLAPVFDILNTYKATTHFNGQSTVILDGDRASGESYCIAHHISYGTDDERTIMIASIRYLDQFVKQDGEWFFAERRLMVDWTETRPSKP, from the coding sequence ATGGCCGCCCACGACTCGCTGTCGCCTCAGGAAGCTGCCGACCGTCTTGCCATCCGCGAGCTGATCGACGCGTACGCGCACTGTGCCGACCGCCGGGACGCCAGGGGGCAGATGGCCCTGTTCACCGAGGACACCCGTTTCCTGACCTTCATGGACGCCACCGCGGCCGAGCCGACGCAGGAAACGCACGGGCGGGACTCTCTGGCGCCGGTGTTCGACATCCTCAACACCTACAAGGCCACGACCCACTTCAACGGCCAGAGCACAGTCATCCTCGACGGCGACCGGGCGAGCGGTGAGAGCTACTGCATCGCCCACCACATCTCGTACGGCACGGACGACGAGCGCACGATCATGATCGCGTCCATCCGCTATCTCGACCAGTTCGTCAAGCAGGACGGTGAGTGGTTCTTCGCCGAACGCCGCCTGATGGTCGACTGGACCGAAACCCGCCCCAGCAAGCCCTGA
- a CDS encoding TetR/AcrR family transcriptional regulator, with translation MSDRTDPRIMRTVGALQRAAVELASERPVSRITVAELTKRAGVTRATFYNRYSTVLDPLIEVLYADLETGHRLEDRHRAEGWADQDLLRLAVGEVADHVERYADLYRQSLGDPADRGIYTALVDHFDNYALAYLARCTRQAIPGTPETGHQVVAQFLAHGFAGAVKAWLGDPDVTREDLVEAAVACAPAWWAPAGGGPDAAPHLAGHCFTAEKP, from the coding sequence GTGAGCGATCGGACCGATCCCCGCATCATGCGCACCGTCGGCGCCCTGCAGCGCGCCGCCGTGGAACTCGCCTCAGAACGGCCCGTCTCCCGGATCACGGTGGCCGAGCTGACGAAGCGTGCGGGTGTCACCCGAGCCACCTTCTACAACCGCTACAGCACCGTCCTCGACCCGCTCATCGAGGTGCTCTACGCCGATCTGGAGACCGGACACCGGCTCGAGGACCGACATCGCGCCGAGGGCTGGGCCGATCAGGACCTCCTGCGCCTGGCCGTCGGCGAGGTCGCCGACCATGTCGAGCGGTACGCGGACCTCTACCGGCAGTCCCTCGGCGATCCCGCAGACCGCGGAATCTACACCGCGCTGGTGGACCATTTCGACAACTACGCCCTGGCCTACCTGGCGCGCTGCACCAGACAGGCAATCCCCGGCACTCCCGAAACCGGACACCAGGTGGTCGCCCAGTTCCTGGCACACGGCTTCGCCGGCGCCGTCAAGGCATGGCTCGGCGATCCGGACGTCACGCGAGAGGATCTCGTCGAGGCCGCAGTGGCGTGCGCACCTGCCTGGTGGGCGCCCGCGGGCGGGGGCCCGGACGCCGCGCCGCACCTGGCTGGTCACTGTTTCACAGCGGAAAAACCTTGA
- a CDS encoding low temperature requirement protein A: MDAGNPYLRERAEDATAVTPVELFFDLVYVFAVTQISHLLLEDLNRHGAFHAALILLAMWQAWMYATWMTNWFDPRSLPVRAVLIGTMLVSLVAAAGVPGAFGDRGLWFAGSYVLMQVGRTLAVLWLSRRDRALRRTFQRITVWMAASAVLWIAGGYAAGGTRELVWLAAVVVDNTGPLVGFRVPVLGRSGTEDRAITGSHMAERCHLFVIIALGESILVTGATFAGHRPSATTLGALVIAFLGSVALWWIYFDRSARLGARAIGAAADPARIGRIGYTFLHIPMIAGIIVTAVGDELTIAGPRHPMTTATATAILLGPALFLAGHLLFHRTVSGFWVPSRLLALAALCLLIPVATVTEPLVLSFLAVLVVVAVAVSDTLHGRTRGTASAATQP; this comes from the coding sequence GTGGACGCCGGCAACCCCTACCTGCGTGAGCGGGCCGAGGACGCAACGGCGGTCACGCCCGTCGAGCTCTTCTTCGACCTCGTGTACGTCTTCGCCGTCACCCAGATCTCCCATCTCCTCCTGGAGGACCTGAACCGGCACGGCGCCTTCCACGCGGCACTGATCCTGCTCGCGATGTGGCAGGCATGGATGTATGCGACATGGATGACCAACTGGTTCGACCCCCGGTCCCTGCCGGTCCGCGCGGTGCTGATCGGGACGATGCTGGTGAGCCTCGTCGCCGCGGCCGGCGTGCCCGGCGCCTTCGGCGACCGGGGCCTGTGGTTCGCGGGAAGCTACGTGCTCATGCAGGTCGGCCGCACCCTCGCCGTGCTGTGGCTCAGCCGCCGCGACCGGGCCCTCCGCCGCACCTTCCAGCGCATCACCGTCTGGATGGCCGCCTCCGCGGTGCTGTGGATCGCCGGCGGCTACGCGGCGGGCGGCACGCGCGAGCTCGTGTGGCTGGCCGCCGTGGTCGTCGACAACACCGGCCCCCTCGTCGGCTTCCGGGTGCCCGTGCTCGGCAGGTCCGGCACCGAGGACCGCGCCATCACCGGCTCCCACATGGCGGAGCGCTGCCATCTCTTCGTGATCATCGCCCTGGGCGAGTCCATCCTCGTCACCGGCGCCACCTTCGCCGGCCACCGGCCGAGCGCCACCACACTGGGGGCGCTGGTCATCGCCTTCCTCGGCAGCGTCGCCCTGTGGTGGATCTACTTCGACCGCTCCGCCCGCCTCGGCGCCCGGGCCATCGGGGCCGCCGCCGATCCGGCACGCATCGGCCGCATCGGCTACACCTTTCTGCACATCCCGATGATCGCCGGCATCATCGTCACCGCGGTCGGGGACGAACTGACCATCGCCGGACCCCGCCACCCCATGACCACGGCGACCGCAACGGCCATCCTCCTCGGCCCGGCCCTCTTCCTCGCCGGGCACCTCCTCTTCCACCGCACCGTCTCCGGCTTCTGGGTCCCCTCACGTCTGCTCGCCCTCGCGGCGCTGTGCCTGCTGATCCCCGTCGCCACGGTCACCGAACCGCTCGTCCTGTCCTTCCTGGCCGTGCTGGTCGTCGTGGCCGTCGCCGTGAGCGACACACTCCACGGGCGCACACGCGGCACGGCAAGCGCCGCGACCCAGCCGTGA
- a CDS encoding SDR family NAD(P)-dependent oxidoreductase yields MTRATGTAPHRGSTVSDLFRSPFDRHSTAADVIAGVDLSGRRAVITGATSGLGVETARALAAAGAEVTLAVRRPDAGEAVAADLRTRTGNDAVHVARVDVADLDSVHAFTAAWTGPLHILVNNAGIMMLPELERGTGGHEQQFATNYLGHFALARGLHGALAEAGGARVVTVASSGHLFSPVVFDDVDYRFRPYDALGAYGQSKTAEVLMAVEADRRWAGDGIRSNALHPGAVATNLQRHTGGLRTPEPYRKTVEQGAATSVFLAASPLVADIGGRYFEDVNEAPRVTERPTEPGVPGVAAYALDGANAERLWGFGATVLSRRR; encoded by the coding sequence ATGACGCGGGCGACCGGAACCGCCCCCCACCGAGGAAGCACCGTGTCCGACCTCTTCCGCAGTCCCTTTGACCGCCACTCGACCGCCGCGGACGTGATCGCCGGCGTCGACCTCTCGGGCCGGCGTGCCGTGATCACCGGCGCCACGTCCGGCCTCGGTGTGGAGACGGCCCGCGCGCTGGCGGCTGCCGGCGCCGAGGTCACCCTCGCCGTCCGACGCCCCGACGCCGGCGAGGCGGTCGCGGCCGACCTGCGCACCAGGACCGGCAACGACGCCGTTCACGTCGCCCGCGTCGACGTCGCGGACCTGGACTCGGTCCACGCTTTCACCGCCGCCTGGACCGGCCCCCTGCACATCCTCGTCAACAACGCCGGGATCATGATGCTCCCCGAACTGGAGCGCGGCACCGGCGGCCACGAGCAACAGTTCGCCACCAACTACCTGGGACACTTCGCCCTGGCCCGCGGCCTGCACGGCGCGCTTGCCGAGGCCGGTGGGGCACGCGTGGTGACCGTGGCCTCCAGCGGCCACCTCTTCTCCCCGGTCGTCTTCGACGACGTCGACTACCGCTTCCGCCCGTACGACGCGCTGGGCGCGTACGGCCAGTCCAAGACCGCCGAAGTGCTGATGGCGGTCGAGGCGGACCGGCGCTGGGCAGGCGACGGGATCAGGTCGAACGCCCTGCACCCCGGTGCCGTCGCCACCAACCTCCAGCGGCACACCGGCGGGCTGCGGACGCCCGAGCCGTACCGCAAGACCGTCGAGCAGGGCGCGGCCACATCCGTCTTCCTCGCGGCCTCTCCGCTGGTCGCCGACATCGGAGGCCGCTACTTCGAGGACGTCAACGAAGCGCCGCGGGTCACGGAACGGCCCACGGAACCGGGCGTGCCCGGGGTGGCGGCCTACGCACTCGATGGCGCGAACGCCGAGCGCCTGTGGGGGTTCGGTGCCACCGTGCTGAGCCGCCGTCGCTGA
- a CDS encoding TetR family transcriptional regulator → MATKSDETHPRPPRPRNSRATKAVLLAAATSEFAERGLAGARIDRIAERAGANKRLLYVYFGDKEALFEAVLRHEIGQLLKETPLTDGDLVAFAAARFDYMLAHPETARLAAWRRFEHAHWSETEIESYRTRVDAVAAAQRAGRLDDSLPAVDLFAVVLRITESWLDAPPALRAVAGTQPLSAERLDEHRAALLESVRRITAPRRSGPERDASGA, encoded by the coding sequence ATGGCTACGAAGTCGGACGAGACCCACCCGCGGCCCCCACGCCCGCGGAACTCCCGCGCCACCAAGGCCGTGCTGCTCGCCGCGGCCACGTCGGAGTTCGCCGAGCGCGGGCTGGCCGGGGCCCGCATCGACCGCATCGCGGAGCGCGCAGGCGCCAACAAGCGCCTGCTGTACGTCTACTTCGGGGACAAGGAAGCGCTCTTCGAGGCCGTGCTGCGGCACGAGATCGGACAGCTCCTCAAGGAGACGCCCCTCACCGACGGCGACCTCGTCGCCTTCGCGGCCGCGCGCTTCGACTACATGCTCGCCCACCCCGAGACGGCCCGGCTGGCGGCCTGGCGCCGCTTCGAGCACGCCCACTGGAGCGAGACCGAGATCGAGAGCTACCGGACCAGGGTCGACGCCGTGGCCGCCGCCCAGCGTGCGGGCCGCCTCGACGACAGCCTCCCCGCCGTCGACCTCTTCGCCGTGGTGCTGCGCATCACCGAGAGCTGGCTGGACGCGCCGCCCGCGCTGAGGGCCGTGGCGGGCACACAGCCCCTGTCGGCCGAGCGGCTCGACGAGCACCGTGCCGCGCTCCTCGAATCCGTACGCCGCATCACCGCCCCGCGGCGGTCCGGCCCGGAGAGGGACGCGTCGGGCGCATGA
- a CDS encoding replication initiator, translating to MLDLAARLRQLSDTDRDAIRIVQNPQFDRWLRQIIATGGCARPVHLSGWTTTSDAATGEILHHYDTRHEPGERLAVRCRNRRSTVCRPCSRLHAGDTYHLVRAGLLGGKSVPPSVRERPRLFITLTAPSFGAVHHAEERCRPRRGRGECEHGRPLSCGTVHDSADPLVGQPLCPACYDYTAHVLWHAHAGELWDRFVRGVRRHLASAAGVTQSRFPEHARLSFARVAEYQRRAAVHIHVVVRLDGPAGPDDVPPTWGTVERVTDAVRVSARQVVVCAPYSRAAGEIALRWGGEIDVRPLSSDEAAPADDAVAAYVAKYVTKGAADACAGTDYRLSSWDDIDAAAVSDHVRTLMRTCWRLGGLPEFEPLRLRAWAHCLGYRGHILTKSRAYSTTYASLRAAWTESQQSGKPSSEGTVTDGQWRYVGSGHTPGAALIAAGVAEDLEESRRLRAEARIESEIVIVDDEGNEEPFDPASWFA from the coding sequence GTGCTCGACTTGGCGGCGCGCCTGCGTCAGCTCTCCGACACAGACCGTGATGCCATCCGCATCGTCCAGAACCCCCAGTTCGACCGCTGGCTACGACAGATCATCGCCACGGGCGGCTGTGCTCGCCCGGTCCACCTCTCCGGCTGGACCACCACAAGCGACGCTGCGACCGGCGAGATCCTCCACCACTACGACACCCGACACGAACCCGGCGAACGGCTGGCCGTCCGCTGCCGCAACCGCCGCTCGACTGTCTGCCGCCCGTGCTCCCGGCTGCACGCGGGCGACACGTACCACCTCGTCCGTGCCGGCCTCCTCGGCGGCAAGAGCGTCCCTCCGTCCGTTCGTGAGCGGCCTCGCCTCTTCATCACCCTGACCGCGCCGTCCTTCGGTGCTGTCCACCATGCTGAGGAACGATGTCGCCCTCGTCGTGGCCGGGGCGAGTGCGAACACGGCCGCCCGCTGAGCTGTGGGACCGTCCACGACTCGGCAGACCCCCTCGTCGGCCAACCGCTCTGCCCGGCCTGCTACGACTACACGGCACACGTCCTCTGGCACGCGCATGCTGGGGAGCTGTGGGACCGCTTCGTCCGCGGAGTCCGACGCCACCTCGCCAGTGCGGCCGGAGTGACACAGTCGCGCTTCCCGGAACACGCACGCCTCTCCTTCGCCCGGGTGGCCGAGTATCAACGGCGGGCCGCTGTCCACATCCACGTCGTCGTGCGGCTGGACGGCCCGGCCGGGCCGGATGACGTGCCTCCCACGTGGGGCACGGTTGAGCGTGTCACGGATGCCGTCCGGGTTTCGGCACGGCAAGTTGTGGTGTGTGCCCCGTACAGCAGAGCCGCGGGAGAGATCGCACTGCGGTGGGGCGGCGAGATCGACGTTCGGCCTCTGTCATCCGACGAGGCGGCCCCGGCCGATGACGCCGTAGCCGCATACGTGGCCAAGTACGTCACTAAGGGAGCGGCCGATGCATGCGCCGGCACCGATTACCGCCTCTCCTCCTGGGACGACATCGACGCGGCCGCGGTAAGCGATCACGTACGTACCCTCATGCGAACCTGCTGGCGTCTCGGCGGACTCCCCGAATTCGAGCCGCTGCGGCTGCGTGCCTGGGCCCACTGCCTCGGTTACAGAGGACACATCCTCACGAAGTCACGTGCCTACTCCACTACGTACGCCTCGCTGCGGGCTGCGTGGACTGAGAGCCAACAGAGTGGCAAGCCGTCCAGCGAGGGGACCGTCACCGATGGCCAATGGCGTTACGTCGGGTCGGGACACACGCCCGGTGCGGCGCTCATCGCGGCAGGTGTCGCGGAAGACCTTGAAGAGTCCCGGCGGCTCCGCGCGGAAGCGCGAATCGAGAGCGAGATCGTGATCGTGGATGACGAGGGGAACGAGGAGCCGTTCGACCCTGCGTCATGGTTCGCATGA
- a CDS encoding recombinase family protein, with the protein MGTRTKRRTAAERAAYSVDTEWTEADLALLAELQEKEAQLPADAPRALLSVRLSVFTDDTTSPVRQELDLRALAIEKGYRVAGVASDLNVSATKVPPWKRKQLGDWLNNRTPEFDALLFWKMDRFIRNLSDLNTMINWSLRYGKNLVSKHDTIDLTTTAGKIMVTVIGGVAEIEAANTSTRVASLWDYAKTQSDWIVGKPPYGYVTVEDDDGRVRLAIDETAYRVLHWGRRMALRGVPRRRMVHVMKRSGLVSDGLTVATLTRRLRNPGTMGYRVEEDKNGGYRRSKLVLGRDGKPIRIGEPIFTEEEFDTLQAALDKHAKNQPQRSPSGATKFLGVLICAVCKSNMTVHHTRNKFGDYKYLRCQKCKSGGHGAPDPDAVYSRLVKEVLGVLGDEPVQVREYARGEEARKEVKRLQESIAYYMKELEPGGRYTKTRFTREQAEETLDKMIADLDAVDPQTTEDRWIKVHNGQTFRQRWEAGGMEAMGADLRRVGIQCAVTRTKIPKQRAPKVHLKLRVPKDVRDRLVIKQDDFAEEF; encoded by the coding sequence ATGGGGACCCGAACCAAGCGCCGCACCGCAGCCGAGCGGGCGGCCTACTCCGTAGACACCGAGTGGACCGAGGCCGACTTAGCCCTCCTCGCCGAGCTGCAGGAGAAGGAGGCCCAGCTCCCGGCTGACGCCCCACGTGCCTTGCTCTCGGTCCGGCTGTCGGTCTTCACCGACGACACCACCTCTCCCGTACGTCAGGAGCTGGACCTACGCGCCCTTGCCATAGAGAAGGGGTATCGAGTGGCAGGCGTGGCCAGCGACCTCAACGTGTCGGCCACGAAGGTCCCACCGTGGAAGCGGAAGCAGTTGGGCGACTGGCTCAACAACCGCACGCCGGAGTTCGACGCCCTTCTGTTCTGGAAGATGGACCGCTTCATCCGGAACCTGAGCGACCTTAACACCATGATCAATTGGTCGCTGAGGTACGGCAAGAACCTCGTCTCCAAGCACGACACCATCGACCTGACCACCACGGCCGGGAAGATCATGGTGACGGTCATCGGCGGCGTGGCCGAGATCGAGGCCGCTAACACCAGCACGCGAGTGGCGAGCCTCTGGGACTACGCAAAGACGCAGTCGGACTGGATCGTGGGCAAGCCGCCGTACGGCTACGTCACGGTGGAAGACGACGACGGCCGGGTCAGGCTGGCCATCGATGAGACCGCCTACAGGGTCCTGCACTGGGGGCGACGGATGGCTCTGCGGGGAGTGCCCCGTCGCCGCATGGTCCATGTGATGAAGCGATCGGGACTCGTCAGCGACGGCCTGACGGTAGCCACGCTGACCCGTCGTCTCCGGAACCCCGGGACCATGGGGTACCGGGTAGAGGAGGACAAGAACGGTGGTTACCGCCGCTCCAAGCTGGTCCTCGGACGCGACGGCAAGCCGATCAGGATCGGGGAGCCGATCTTCACTGAGGAAGAGTTCGACACTCTCCAAGCGGCACTCGACAAGCACGCCAAGAACCAGCCGCAGCGCTCCCCGAGCGGAGCGACGAAGTTCCTCGGCGTACTGATCTGCGCGGTCTGCAAGTCGAACATGACGGTGCACCACACCCGGAACAAGTTCGGTGACTACAAGTACCTCCGCTGCCAGAAGTGCAAGAGCGGCGGCCACGGCGCACCCGACCCGGACGCCGTGTACAGCCGACTCGTCAAGGAAGTACTGGGCGTCCTCGGGGACGAGCCCGTCCAGGTCCGGGAGTATGCCCGCGGCGAGGAGGCCCGTAAGGAGGTCAAGCGGCTGCAGGAATCCATCGCCTACTACATGAAGGAGCTGGAGCCGGGCGGCCGGTACACGAAGACCCGGTTCACCAGGGAGCAGGCGGAGGAGACGCTGGACAAGATGATCGCCGACCTTGATGCCGTCGATCCCCAGACCACCGAAGACCGATGGATCAAGGTTCACAACGGCCAGACGTTCCGTCAGCGCTGGGAAGCGGGAGGCATGGAGGCCATGGGTGCGGACCTCCGGCGCGTCGGCATCCAGTGTGCGGTCACTCGCACGAAGATCCCGAAGCAGCGTGCCCCGAAGGTGCACCTGAAGCTGAGAGTCCCCAAGGACGTGCGGGATCGTCTGGTGATCAAGCAGGACGACTTCGCTGAGGAGTTCTGA
- a CDS encoding NAD(P)-dependent oxidoreductase: MPDTTIADRPVIGFVGLGDQGAPLAQAIADAGFPLHAWARRPASLAALDGRPYSAHETLADLARAVDVVALCLREDSDILELVEQQGLLEHMRPGSVLVNHGTGLPATAHRLQKLAGPSGIHIVDAPVSGGHAVAVARELTTIAGGDDAALRLVTPVFESFSKQVIHVGPAGAGQYGKLFNNAVMMMNHKNLLDALAVARALDLPLAPLLDVLRSGSAASFALSAFGPSITAQNADHLRELELIDMDLFAAATAGNAGEERDTVVARAAAGARGLPELTRMTGN, translated from the coding sequence ATGCCCGACACCACCATCGCGGACCGGCCGGTCATCGGATTCGTAGGTCTCGGCGATCAGGGCGCGCCCCTCGCGCAGGCCATCGCGGACGCCGGATTTCCGCTGCACGCCTGGGCCCGGCGCCCCGCCTCACTCGCCGCCCTCGACGGCAGACCGTACTCCGCGCACGAGACGCTGGCCGACCTGGCCCGCGCCGTCGACGTGGTCGCTCTGTGTCTGCGCGAGGACTCCGACATCCTCGAACTGGTCGAACAGCAAGGGCTGCTGGAGCACATGCGCCCGGGCTCGGTCCTGGTCAACCACGGCACCGGCCTGCCCGCGACCGCGCACCGCCTGCAGAAACTGGCCGGCCCGTCCGGCATTCACATCGTCGACGCGCCGGTCAGCGGCGGCCACGCGGTCGCCGTGGCGCGGGAGCTGACGACCATCGCGGGCGGCGACGACGCGGCCCTCCGGCTGGTCACCCCGGTCTTCGAGAGCTTCTCCAAGCAGGTCATCCATGTCGGGCCGGCCGGTGCGGGCCAGTACGGCAAGTTGTTCAACAACGCCGTCATGATGATGAACCACAAGAACCTGCTGGACGCCCTCGCCGTCGCCCGGGCACTCGACCTCCCCCTCGCCCCGCTCCTGGACGTCCTTCGCTCCGGCTCCGCCGCAAGCTTCGCGCTGTCCGCCTTCGGCCCCTCGATCACCGCGCAGAACGCCGACCACCTGCGCGAGCTGGAACTGATCGACATGGACCTGTTCGCCGCCGCCACCGCCGGGAACGCCGGGGAGGAACGCGACACGGTCGTGGCACGCGCCGCCGCCGGCGCCCGGGGACTTCCCGAACTCACCCGCATGACGGGGAACTGA